A genomic segment from Nicotiana tabacum cultivar K326 chromosome 9, ASM71507v2, whole genome shotgun sequence encodes:
- the LOC107779457 gene encoding uncharacterized protein LOC107779457 translates to MGSVTNNSSGQTSRTSNTDGFDDISIPPSHPFYVHPLDSPGTQLVSVPFNGSGFVTWRKNILISLSAKNKFGLINGVSCKYYKKVGRTIEKCYKLHGYPSDFKFTRGKSSKVIPWILDPGATNHITPHKHLLSDVSPLPFPKLVTLPNGYKAKVVSSGSLFLNSDITLHDVLIVPSFQFNLISGPSLKRPLAIDRTANGLYILHSEAHTSHAPSPVVSVSFPIPLVNSSHSCTDISCSNSNGRTKLQHRAAACVFLGYPLGKKGYKLLNLSSYSILYSRDVIFHEIVFPYHSSSPPSTTILSSPPCSPFIELPPSAFSQPSPSLSTPVPIPPPSVSPTPFPFSPTPSHVSVSPTPFSFSPTLLRKSLRTSNPPSYLQDYVCSHVAPSSKVTSAGIHIQEPPFYQQVVSNSAWQEAMLKKFQALDANRTWDIVPLPPAIYVDNILLVRTDTVEMVALRSFLDSQFKIKDLGPIYYLLGLEVHQTPHGYRINQLKYTHDLFHEFNCCSLTHVLTPLDFSVKLSLNECDCLPDPSVYRRLPDPRVPHMLSDIHVLRYLLNDPGQGILLNNSPDFSLVAYADSDWAACPISRRILHDLGCPVTKLVPVFCDSQSAIHIAKNPVFHERTKHIEVDCHYVRDMLQSGTISLHHVSSADQLADLLTKALSGAPHHHLLSKLGV, encoded by the exons ATGGGGAGTGTGACTAACAACTCGTCTGGTCAAACGAGTCGGACTTCTAACACCGACGGTTTTGATGATATCTCTATTCCTCCGTCTCATCCATTTTACGTTCACCCGTTAGACAGTCCTGGTACTCAATTGGTGTCTGTTCCATTCAATGGAAGTGGCTTTGTTACTTGGAGGAAAAACATATTAATTTCGCTTTCTGCCAAAAATAAGTTTGGGTTGATCAATG GAGTTTCATGCAAGTATTATAAGAAAGTGGGACGCACAATTGAAAAATGTTACAAGTTGCATGGGTATCCATCTGACTTCAAGTTTACCAGGGGCAAGAG TTCAAAAGTGATTCCTTGGATTTTAGATCCAGGGGCAACTAACCACATCACACCTCATAAACATTTACTTTCTGATGTTTCTCCTCTACCTTTTCCTAAACTTGTCACTCTTCCTAATGGTTACAAAGCAAAAGTAGTCTCCTCTGGTTCATTGTTTTTGAACTCTGATATTACTTTACATGATGTCTTGATTGTACCATCTTTCCAGTTTAATCTTATTTCT GGCCCTTCTCTGAAGAGGCCACTGGCAATTGATAGAACTGCGAATGGACTTTACATCCTTCATTCTGAGGCTCatacatcccatgctccatcGCCTGTTGTTTCAGTATCTTTTCCTATTCCCCTTGTAAATAGTTCTCATTCATGCACTGATATCTCTTGTTCTAACAGCAAT GGTAGAACCAAACTTCAACATAGGGCAGCTGCTTGTGTGTTTTTGGGGTATCCCTTAGGGAAAAAGGGATACAAACTTCTCAATCTTTCATCTTACTCTATCCTTTATTCCAGGGATGTCATTTTCCATGAGATTGTCTTTCCATATcattcttcttctcctccttctacTACTATTTTATCTTCTCCTCCTTGCTCACCTTTTATTGAGCTTCCACCTTCTGCCTTCTCTCAACCATCCCCTTCATTATCTACTCCTGTTCCGATTCCTCCTCCATCTGTTTCTCCTACTCCTTTTCCTTTTTCACCTACTCCTTCACATGTATCTGTTTCTCCtactcctttttctttttcacctACTCTTCTTAGGAAGTCTCTCAGAACTTCCAACCCACCTTCTTATCTTCAAGATTATGTTTGCTCTCATGTTGCTCCTTCTTCTAAGGTCACTTCTGCCGGGATTCATATACAAGAGCCTCCATTTTACCAGCAAGTTGTCTCTAATTCTGCTTGGCAAGAGGCTATGTTGAAGAAGTTTCAAGCTCTTGATGCAAATAGGACTTGGGACATAGTCCCTCTTCCTCCAG cTATTTATGTCGATAATATTTTGCTAGTCAGGACTGATACAGTTGAAATGGTAGCCCTTAGATCCTTTTTGGACTCTCAGTTCAAAATTAAAGATCTTGGACCAATATACTATTTATTGGGCCTTGAAGTTCATCAGACACCTCATGGTTACCGTATCAACCAGttgaagtatacacatgatcTATTTCATGAGTTTAATTGTTGCTCCTTGACTCATGTTCTCACCCCTTTAGACTTCTCAGTCAAGCTCTCTCTTAACGAATGTGATTGTCTTCCAGATCCTTCTGTATATAGACGGCTTCCAGATCCTAGGGTCCCTCACATGCTCAGTGATATTCATGTTTTGCGATACTTACTGAATGATCCTGGGCAAGGCATCTTATTAAACAACTCTCCAGATTTTTCTTTGGTTGCGTATGCTGATTCTGATTGGGCTGCTTGTCCAATTTCCAGAAG AATTCTTCATGATCTGGGGTGTCCAGTTACTAAGCTTGTCCCTGTATTCTGTGATAGTCAATCTGCCATTCACATAGCCAAGAATCCAGTCTTCCACGAGCGTACGAAACACATTGAAGTCGACTGTCACTATGTGCGTGACATGCTTCAGTCTGGGACTATTTCTCTACATCATGTTTCTTCTGCTGATCAACTTGCTGATCTTCTGACTAAAGCATTATCTGGAGCTCCTCACCATCATTTGTTGTCCAAGCTTGGTGTCTAG